One segment of Niabella beijingensis DNA contains the following:
- a CDS encoding glycoside hydrolase family 172 protein: protein MRTGILIVAAVLLARMVCGQTTTSSDLAALSMMQDGVTSKRVSSHDTAGAGNDFIRIADKETRTIFDVKGAGMINHIWITMAPGPEALSRNDVILKMYWDGNAAPSVIAPIGPFFGQGWNESYTYTSLPLSASPVNGKGMVCYFSMPFAKGARIEIENQAGKEISHFYYYVDYVALDQLPAKAGRFHAWYNKQLTETSKTEGENEWAIFGKPGNNTTGEANYLIADIKGKGHFVGVNYYVHSPTPMWYGEGNDRIEIDGAKGTVLKGTGTEDYFNTAWCPKSIYEHPYYGYARVNNDIGWLGRTHLYRFNITDPFFFNTSFRFSIEHGHNNVLTLDLASVAYWYQPEAHAVPAIPSKEARQPMPMIDIGDIHRWRNEWRKSKGNDPKLWGNER, encoded by the coding sequence ATGAGAACAGGAATATTAATAGTTGCGGCAGTATTGCTTGCCCGCATGGTTTGCGGGCAGACCACTACAAGCAGTGACCTGGCCGCGCTTTCGATGATGCAGGATGGCGTGACTTCCAAACGTGTGAGCAGTCATGATACGGCGGGTGCCGGTAATGATTTTATAAGGATTGCAGACAAGGAAACAAGGACCATCTTTGATGTGAAGGGCGCCGGTATGATCAATCATATCTGGATCACCATGGCACCGGGACCCGAAGCATTAAGCCGCAATGATGTGATCCTGAAAATGTACTGGGACGGGAATGCGGCACCATCCGTTATTGCACCTATCGGTCCGTTTTTCGGTCAGGGGTGGAATGAGTCCTACACTTATACTTCCCTGCCGTTGTCGGCCAGTCCGGTGAACGGGAAAGGCATGGTCTGTTATTTCTCGATGCCCTTTGCAAAAGGCGCGCGCATTGAAATTGAGAACCAGGCCGGAAAGGAGATCAGTCATTTTTATTATTATGTCGATTATGTGGCGCTGGACCAGTTGCCGGCAAAGGCCGGGCGCTTTCATGCCTGGTACAATAAGCAGCTTACCGAAACCTCAAAGACCGAAGGCGAAAACGAATGGGCCATTTTTGGAAAACCGGGTAACAATACCACCGGAGAAGCCAATTACCTCATCGCGGATATCAAAGGCAAGGGGCATTTTGTAGGCGTGAATTATTATGTGCATTCGCCCACACCGATGTGGTATGGCGAGGGCAATGACCGGATCGAGATCGATGGGGCAAAGGGCACGGTGCTTAAAGGTACCGGTACGGAAGATTACTTCAATACCGCCTGGTGCCCGAAATCCATTTATGAGCATCCGTATTATGGTTATGCAAGGGTGAACAACGACATCGGTTGGCTGGGAAGGACGCATTTGTACCGGTTCAATATTACAGATCCTTTTTTCTTTAACACTTCATTCCGGTTCAGCATTGAGCACGGACATAACAATGTACTGACGCTGGATCTGGCCAGTGTGGCCTATTGGTACCAGCCGGAGGCCCATGCAGTGCCGGCCATTCCTTCAAAAGAGGCCCGGCAGCCCATGCCGATGATCGATATCGGCGACATCCACCGCTGGCGGAATGAGTGGCGGAAGAGCAAAGGAAACGATCCGAAGCTTTGGGGTAACGAGCGATGA